The Zerene cesonia ecotype Mississippi chromosome 11, Zerene_cesonia_1.1, whole genome shotgun sequence sequence AGAGATCTCCATCCATAGATCGCTTCAACATAAACATGTAGTTGGATTCCATAGCTTCTTTGAAGActctcttaatatttatattattttggaaCTATGTAAAAGAAGGGTAAGTATCATACAAAGTATGTGTaatttttgtcataaattaataaccttgttttattttactccaTTTTAAATGAGAAACTTAGCATATCTTAAAGtaagattatttacaaaataacactGATTACAAGGTTTTGTTGTGTGAAATTATGTGAAGGTGTGGAAGCTGTTGCAACCCTGTTTTCTTGTGAATGCTTTATATTTAGCCctctttcttttaaaataactgaatCAAATGAAGATTAAGCTTGCACTAATGGAGCTAGTTGGAGCATACACagttaaaaagaaatcatttcAATCAGACTTGTAACTTTTAAGTTATGCATTGAcaatcatacatacataatcatcaaattaatagtcctttttttaaagtcagtTAAAAACCACACAAATTCATGAATCAAtcttataaacttatttaaaatagaaacaatttataattacaaatatgtatctaattatatattttcaccaCAATCTTATTCTCAAATGCAccttaatatttctatagtcTATGATGGAACTGCACAAACGTAGAAAAGCGATAACGGAGCCAGAGACAAGATTCTACATGCATCAGATACTGTTGGGTGTCCAGTACTTACACCACAAGCGTATCATTCACAGGGATCTCAAACTTGGAAACCTTTTCTTAGATGATGATTTACATGTTAAAATCGGGGACTTTGGTCTTGCCGCCCGAATTGAATATGaaggtaatatatttatttcgaaacatgtgtaaaaatctaataagtaaaattaatttttttgtagacTGAACAGAATGACAACTGAGGTATAGAAGTAATATgtgaaaactaaaaaaattcttaaaaataaaaaacaatacaaacatacctTTTCCTactattgcttttttatactCAATCCTCTACAGATATGAAAAATTGTCACATCtctcaatatttacaaaagaaaTAGTCTGGAAAGAATTGTAAGCAATAACCGATCATCATTCTATTCCCTCTATTAGGAGAGAGAAAGCAGACTGTATGCGGCACACCCAACTACATAGCGCCTGAGATATTGACAAAAAAGGGACACTCCTTTGAAGTAGACATTTGGAGTTTGGGCTGCATCATGTATACTCTCCTTGTTGGCAAACCGCCGTTTGAGACATCCACACTTCAAGATACTTACAAGAGAATTAAGAAGTGTGAATATAGGTGAGATGCTGGACTTCATTTTtaccaattataataattatataggtgtatgtatgtttattcaattttaaagtttcCTAAGAAAAAAGCTCATCTGTTAtactcaatattttttaatttcctaacactagttttgatgaaatttgaatttataaaatatgtataacattatcatataatttatgtattatatcaatatataactTGTACCTTGTCACTTAGAACGGGGCTAGACCTAGCGGTTCAGCTGTGTTTCTCTGGTCCCTGGCTATCAGTTGGCACACGTTATGCACAGGCTGTTATCAACGATAATACTCTAAATCAACGATACAGGTTACAATTAGTGTTAAGGTGGTGGAATGCTTCCATGTGACTAAAGGCATCATGTGTCTCCACACAAAGCTGTTCACCATTTTTGTACcatttcaaaatcatttcaaatttatgtattaatttcatttgtttgttgAGGCTTGTTATAATGGTAAGAAGTAACTAATCTATTTTAAACACGaaacacttattttttttatgaaaagtcttgtgttttattcatagtatgtaaaatttacttGAGGAGGCTATAAATCAATGGAAAGGAAATTTCGTTCTGTCAAACAAATAgaacaatgatattttaaaataaaaaaatatagcccTTATATGTTACTTGATAAAAATGTCACTGAATCAATTGATATGTTTTGTAAATCAATTGGTATACCCAAAACTTTCCTCTTCACTATACTAGTATACACTAATCACACAAATATTCCAGGATCCCATCAGCGCTGCGCAAGCCAGCTGCGTCCATGATTGTGCTGCAGCTGCAGTCGAACCCCTCCCTCCGGCCGTCGGTGGACAAGCTGCTGCAGCACGAGTTCTTCTCGGCGGGCATCATGCCGGCAGCACTACCTTTGTCGTGCCTCACCACCGCGCCGCGGACAGATCAGCTGGTGGAGGGCGCACCGCTGCACAGGCGCCCGCTGAACGAAGTTAATAGCAATGGTGCGTTTTAATGTTTGCgttttgattgtttgattttggtttgtttttttttatgaagtcATATGTGAGGAGAAAACACTTgcattaaaacaattgattgAACATTGGGACATAATTTTAGAATCTCAGGTAAatcttatgttttataaacgcCCTGCTATGTAAAAGTAGtttccttaaaaaaatagggattatagtatattaataaaaaaactatggATAGCaccaaacaaattttcaataagATGGATATTACAGATTTATGTATGTCTTGTCCAATTAttcaacaaattaaaacatccAGATTAAAGGACTAACATTGGATTCtaaaaattttttgtatattgatgaaaaaaaatgatgtATGTGTAGACCAAGCGATGGCGGTGGACTCGCCGGTGAAGCGCGCCCCAGCGGCCGAGCCGCGCACGGTGGAGCCCACGTCGCACCGCCAGAACCTCGTCGCGCTGCGCGACCAGCTCGCTGCGCTGCTCACAAGCAAGGTAACACTAATTATACTACTTTGCCATCACATATcacttaaaatatgttaatagcAATACACGTGTATGATGTCTTCATGTACTATTAGCATTTTATCTACGTATATAACTACATTAAAAACGTACTTCGCAGCTAAAATGCCGGCCAGAGTACCTGACCGACGAGCTGAGCGACCCGGCGGCGCAGCCGCTCGTGTGGGTCGGCAAGTGGGTGGACTACAGCGACAAGTACGGCTTCGGCTACCAGCTGTGCGACGAGAGCGTCGGCGTCATGTTCAACGACACCACCAAGCTGATCATGCTCGCTAATGGAGTGTGAGTCTGCTtgcctatttttttttttcagatgaATGGGagcgttttatatttagtttagttCTAAACCGCGGTGGCGAAATCTGAAACTATGAGATATGGAATgtcaaaaaaacaattaccaATAgctgttgatttttttcaattacaaattCTCCAATCTTGATTGAATCTAATCTTTCTCGTTAAATATCAAgtgttgtacatattttataatattcattctcGTCACTTCGCAGCAACGTGCATTACATCAACCGGCAGGGCCAGGAGCAGTATATGACGATGCGCGAATATCCACAAGAGCTCGATAAGAAGATGAAACTCCTCACTTACTTCAGGAGATATATGACTGAACATCTTATGAAAGCAGGTGGGTTTctagaatttttttctattattatgattattagtCCCCTTTTGTACATAGTACACCTTACTTATtaccatttaatattttgttctagTAAAATATAGTACTTATTTACTATACATTAGTGTTTGGTGTATAAACTTTTTGTAGCCTTTATGCTCActctttatacaaaaatatgaataaactcCTAACATATTACAGTGAaatgaatatgtaaattaaaaattaaaataacaccaTGTTATGacgatataattataatttgtctaTCTGCAGGTGCGTCAGTACCGGTACGAGAGAGCGACGGTCTGTCGCGGTTGCCGCATCTCCACCAGTGGTTCCGAACCACGCTCGCTGTCATCATGTACCTGACTAATGGAACGTTACAGGTGAGTCCATAAAAGCAACATACAATGTGAATATATCAGCAGCACtacagaatataatataactggCTGTTGCCCATGGcacgttaattcggagtagtttaattgatgttatGATACATACAGACCtccctcttgaatcactctgtctattaaaaacaaaaccccttcaaaatccgttgcatagTTACAAAGatacaaagggacatagggatGGAGAAAgtgtctttgttttatacaatgttgTGATATATAACGGTCACATTCGAACTTCGATTTTAACGATTCCATTGTTTGACAGCGCGTGAAGGCATGGAAGCCGATGCGACACTGTTTTCCAGATCAATGTCAAATTATTAGCCctctatttcaaaaattactaatcgattttgatgaaacttgcaTCGATCGAACGATATATTGGAGCATACCCAACACAGAAGTCATTTCACTTGTAGTTTTTTGAGTTATGcatggtaaaaaaaatacacttataAAATTTGGCACGTTTCTAGAAGTTGTTATACAGTTAACATATCCAAAAACgacaattaatacaatatttcacaAATGCTTATTGAATAACGTCAGGttatgaaactttttttttaagtcggctaaatagtgttaaaaatgctaatttttgtttatataaataaagaaaaaaaattgtaattttatatcacataCGCTGCTTGAATTTCatctgttaaattaaaatgaagtaaaatttcaaaaacaatatatttttttcagaatatcatattataatttatagtcaactttgacttaaaatatatatcatgttATTCCACGAAAATGTGGATTTCGTTTTTGTGGTACTCTTGAAAATGAGAATTTAATGCAAGATTTTATTTCCTCAGATTAACTTCCAAGACCACACaaagattatattatgtcCGTTGATGCAAGCCGTCACGTACATCGACGTAGAAAAGAATTTCAGAACATTCCGATTCACGACGATAGAAGAACATGGATGTGATAAAAAACTCTACACGAATCTCAAATACGCTTTGGAGAAAATAAACAGTGTTTTAGCGAACAAGCTATGCTAGTCGCGCGACTTGACCGtggataattaatttgattgaaatgaATACATTATTCGATTTCACTTATAGAATAGTGTCACTCACACTTTCAAAGTaaccttaaattatatttcatagatttaatgttttttaaccatgttttatttacgttCTCTTGGCCTTTATTCTCTCAAAACAGATAGgacattgtttttctttaaaacattatttatttttacgatttGGAAAATACCCAGTCATAAAGGGATATTGGCATATAATGGACTTTATTTTCCTAGGAAGGAAACGAAGTAGAAGTTTCCATCCTTTATTTAGGAttactacaaatatttttatcttaaaccCAATTAAAGAGAAATATAAAGTTGATTTAGAAACTTAAATCTCTGCACTAGATGTAAATGGACATTTTAATACCTCCTTGTAATAAATAGTGccttttaaaagttatttcctgaagttcaatatttttagacATGTTGATTAGGAATTGTAGTTGGCACCGTGACTGATTGCCGGGTGCATCAAGAGATatcatttgtaatgttttatttagttttgtaaacacttattttataagtatttgtgCTTCAACAACATCGAAGCTTAATTCATGTGTCACACATTTATCAAATTCCCCCTAAAATTTTTCGTCATCACATGCTGCATTATGCATTCTATTACTGTTTTTTGTAAGCAAATGGACTCAGTATTATTGGTAATTCGATGCTCTTGAAGCACTGCATTTGTAACTTTCTCCAGAGGATTGTTACCTcatgtaatataacatttgacaataaagtttttagtacaaaaaaaaacatttcatttgtttatcaCATTTACTTCTCTCATCacatcatataaattataaattaattagatacTATTTAGTTGTGCATGTGTACCAAACTAGAAAATTCTAGTTTTCTAAAATTGTAgaagttttcaaatttattgattatgcATTctattgttgaaaaaaaaacgggACTGATTTGtcaataagtaatttaagAAATCTTGAATAATTCCTACTAAATCATACAAATGCCGACTATTAAATTTGGATTTTATATCACTGCTTGCGCAATTCAGACATAGCCAAGAACTCAAACCACATTTGGGAGAGCTCATATACaagcatataaatatgtaaatagcattacatattttgttactttCCTATTCTTTTTTCGTTCCTGAACATTATAACGATAAAACTCTTGAATTGTTGCCATCTTCTATtcctattaaatttatctttggcagtacaatttcattttaaattttgtattaagtatttgtttttgtcttacaaaaaaaaaataaactaattgaaCTAAATAAGGTTGTAtccatatttaacaaaaaaattattgatacaataatgaaggatatattttatctcaCTATATTTCAGTACCTAGATTATAGTCTATCAAAATGAAACCAATAAATTATGAGGCATTTAACGGATGACACCTTGCGTGCTAATTGGTGGAACGAATATGACCGAACCTAATAAATTTTGGTTCGAATTCGCAACCTGCACCTCATGGACCCgtttgaataaacaaaatccTCGGCATCATACATAACCGCCAGAGTTTGTTAACTAACAACGGCACATATCGGCCTACTATAAGAGTGGCCAAACAGATGGCAATATCTGAAAGCTGTCCTTGCGAGACAGCATcagattgaaatttaatagtttcactttaatagaatataatctagatacaaattaataatgcgTTAAGTTGTGAGGAGTGTGTTATGCATCACAACTTTTCGACAATTTGCAATGTCGCGAGTAAGATTATAACCTAACAGTGGTTACAATTTTACGACGACATAAACACCAATAAGTATcaaattgatgaaataaattttatattgattttatctaTCCTTCATATTATTGTACGCTCATTTATTTCCTAAGGAACATTTGAATAAAGTTCTATTGCgacaacttataaaaatacaaaatacactaGTTGAGCGCCTTATAATTCTGTATGTATTGCACCCTGATGGGGTAAGGCATCACTGGGATGTACAAAAAGTCCCTCCTTGGCTTGCCAATCTGTGTAAGCTCCATACTGTGATGTTACACCAACTATTTCACCTTGACCGCTGATGGGTCGTCCAAAAGTTCTTCCTGATCCAGCTAAAAATctgaaagaaatttaataatgtattttatgatttcaaGTAtgttttgaaagaaagaaacctttattatgttttgaatatgTTTGTGTAATTGTTCAAATTGAAAGTGGGGATAACGAAAGCAAGAATCTAGCATGTGCATACTTTGTTGTATGTACAGTGTTCACAAACACTGTGTTAAGGCTAAAAGTGAACAGAAAATTGATGGGCAGATTTTTTTCAGATTTGTTTAACTTtgcaatatttgtatgttggATACAATATATATCCATCATATTTCATCCATGCATCACAAAATTGTCatcttaaacataaattatttaatttttttttaataacttacgCAGAGGTATCTATGTGTCTAAA is a genomic window containing:
- the LOC119829925 gene encoding serine/threonine-protein kinase polo yields the protein MASIKEDDKKEIPEIIHDPQTNSTYQRLRFFGKGGFAKCYEIQDIATNQVWAGKVVPKKLLVKSNQKEKTAQEISIHRSLQHKHVVGFHSFFEDSLNIYIILELCKRRSMMELHKRRKAITEPETRFYMHQILLGVQYLHHKRIIHRDLKLGNLFLDDDLHVKIGDFGLAARIEYEGERKQTVCGTPNYIAPEILTKKGHSFEVDIWSLGCIMYTLLVGKPPFETSTLQDTYKRIKKCEYRIPSALRKPAASMIVLQLQSNPSLRPSVDKLLQHEFFSAGIMPAALPLSCLTTAPRTDQLVEGAPLHRRPLNEVNSNDQAMAVDSPVKRAPAAEPRTVEPTSHRQNLVALRDQLAALLTSKLKCRPEYLTDELSDPAAQPLVWVGKWVDYSDKYGFGYQLCDESVGVMFNDTTKLIMLANGVNVHYINRQGQEQYMTMREYPQELDKKMKLLTYFRRYMTEHLMKAGASVPVRESDGLSRLPHLHQWFRTTLAVIMYLTNGTLQINFQDHTKIILCPLMQAVTYIDVEKNFRTFRFTTIEEHGCDKKLYTNLKYALEKINSVLANKLC